The following DNA comes from Cedecea neteri.
CTGGCAGTCTATCGCGAAGAAATGACTATCGTCGCACCTGCGGATCATGCCCCTATTCTCAGCGGCGCGGACGTTAATGGCGAGAGTATTTATGCTTTCCGCGCCAACTGTTCCTACCGCCGCCATTTTGAGAGCTGGTTTCACGACAGCCGGGCGATGCCGGGCAAAATTCATGAAATGGAGTCTTACCACGGGATGCTGGCCTGCGTGATTGCCGGCGCAGGCCTGGCGCTGATGCCAAGAAGTATGCTGGAGAGTATGCCGGGCAGTCATCAGGTGAGCACCTGGCCGCTGCCGGACGATAAACGCTATCTGGATACCTGGCTGCTGTGGCGCAGAGACGCCAAAACCCGCCAGCTGGACGCTTTTATTTCCCTGCTGGAAACGCCTACGCAGGTGCCTTAATTAAGCGAGAAGATCGCCATACTTATAAGCGGCGGTAACCCCGCCGTCGATCAGGATATCGCTCCCGCTGATATAGGTGCCATTTGGGCCAAAGAGAAACTCGGCCAGGGCGCCAATTTCGTCCGGCGTGCCGCCTCTTCCCGCCGGAGATTTTGCCAGCATGTTTCGGTAGAACTCCCCGCGTTCAGCGCTGTTCAGCTCGTCATAGGCCAATGGGGTATACACGATCCCGGCGCTGATGCAGTTAATTCTCGCGCCTCGTCGCCCCCATTTTACCGCCTCGGCCATGACCCGCAGCGCATTGCCTCGCTTTGACAGCTGATAGGCATACAGGCTGTCATCAATGGCTTTGACTCGCGGTAATGCCAGCAGCTGTTCCGGTGGCAACGTTGCCAGCTCGTCGGCTTCGGCCTGCGTCAGCGCGTCCACATCCAGCCGGTGGCTGGACTGCGAGCCAATCACTACCCCGGAACCTCCCGGGCTAATAACCTTCCCGAATACCTCAAACACCACCGCCGTACCGTAGAGATCAACACGGAGAATATCCTGAGCGCTCGCCTGGGAAGGTGAAAGCCCGGCGGTGTGAATCACGCCCTTCACTTCTCCGTGGCCACAAGCCAGATCCACGAGCTTTTGAATGGATTCCCGCGAGCGAACATCAACCACGGTGGTGCTGACCCGAAATCCCGCCTGCTGCAATGTTTGCTGTGCGGCCTCGCTATTTTCCGGCGTGATATCAGCCAGCAAAATATGTTTGCCGGTACCCACGCGGCGGGCAATCGCCTGAGCAATCGACCCGCTACCGATAACGACAATAACGTCCTGGGAAGAAGGCATGTTTTTTCTCCTGAATAGTGGAATGCAATAAGGCTAGCACGGCCGGATTGCTTAATAACCGCCTCCGATGCGCTAGCCTTTATGAACTGCATTCATTAATTCCGGCGAATTTTGCCCGGCAAGTTAGCGCAGCAGGACTTTACCCACCAGATAGGTCACGGCTTTGCCGCCAATCAACACCCGGTCGCCCTTGTACTGACAGCGCAGATCGCCGCCGCGATAAGAGACCTGCCGCGCCTGCAGATGCGTTTTATTCAGCTTATCCGCCCAATAAGGGATCAGCATGCTGTGCGTTGAGCCAGTAACGGGATCTTCCGGCACCGATTCGCCAGGGCAAAAGAAGCGGCTGACAAAATCGTACTCGCCTTCGCCCGGCCCGGTGATACAGACCATTTTTTCCAGCGGGATCATGGCGTTGATATCGGGCTGAATCGCCTCAACCTGCGCCTGACTTTCCAACACCACCATATAATCACGCCCGACTCGCATCTCTTTACACTCGCTGATGCCCAGCGCGGCCAGCAGCTCGGGCAGTGGCGTAATCGGCTGCGTTTCCCAGGCCGGGAAATCCAGCGTTAGCCACTCGCCGTTACGCGTCACGGTCAGCGGGCCAACAAAACGCGTGCTGAAACGGATCGTCGCCTCCGGGTAATCCAGATGCTCGAAAATAACGTGGGAAGCCGCAAGCGTGGCGTGGCCGCAAAGGTTTATCTCCCCCTGGGTCGTGAACCAGCGCAGCTCAAAGCCCTCATCCGTGGTGACAAAAAAAGCCGTTTCCGACTGGTTATGCTGCTGTGACATTTTGAGCAGCGTTTCGTCCGGCAGCCATTCGCTGAGCGGGCAAACCGCCGCCGCGTTGCCGCCAAACGTTGTGTCTGCAAAGGCGTCTACCATATAAAAGTCAATTGCTTGCATTGGCGTTACTCCTGCTTTTCATTGTTATTTTCTTCACCTCTACCATGACATACTCGCCCACGCGGCGCTGCTTTTTTTCCACCGCCCCCTGGCGCAGGCTGCAAATGAGACATAAATCACAAAATGGGTTGTGTCGTCGATCTGATGGTTTTATGATCGCCCCCATTCCTACCCCTTATTTACCTGCATATTCCCTTATGACAATTGCTACCGTTTCGCGCAAAACGGCATGGCTGCGGGTCGTCACTCTCGCCGTCGCCGCCTTTATTTTTAACACCACCGAATTTGTGCCCGTCGGCCTGCTGTCTGACATCGCGCAAAGCTTTGGCATGGAAACCGCGCAGGTCGGGATCATGCTGACTATCTACGCCTGGGTAGTGGCCCTGATGTCGCTGCCCTTTATGCTGATGACCAGCCAGGTTGAGCGCCGCCGCCTGCTGATTAGCATTTTCCTGCTGTTTATTGCCAGCCACGTGCTGTCGTTCCTCGCCTGGAACTTTACCGTGCTGGTAATAAGCCGCATCGGGATTGCGTTCGCCCACGCCATTTTCTGGTCCATTACCGCCTCACTGGCGATTCGCATGGCACCAGCGGGCAAAAAAGCGCAGGCGTTAAGTTTGCTCGCCACCGGCACGGCGCTGGCGATGGTGCTGGGTTTACCGATCGGGCGTATCGTCGGGCAGTATTTCGGCTGGCGCACCACCTTCTTCGTCATTGGCGTAGTGGCAGCCATGACGCTGTTCTGCCTGATAAAACTGCTGCCTAAACTGCCGAGCGAGCATTCTGGCTCCCTGTCCAGCGTGCCCAAACTGTTCCGCCGCCCGGCGCTGGTCAATATCTATGCCTTAATCGCGGTGGTGGTCACCGCGCATTACACCGCCTACAGCTACATCGAACCTTTCGTCCAGCAGATTGCCGGGCTTAGCGCTAACTTTGCCACCCTGCTTTTACTGCTGTTTGGCGGCGCAGGGATAATCGGCAGCGTGCTGTTTGGCAAATGGGGGAATAAATACGCTTCGGGACTGGTGTCCGGCGCGATTGCGCTGATGGCCGCTTGCCTGCTTCTCCTGCTTCCTGCCGCGCATAGCGAACTCACCCTTGCCGGACTCAGCCTGTTTTGGGGAATTTCGATCATGATCGTGGCGCTGGGAATGCAGGTTAAAGTCCTGGCCCTGGCGCCGGATGCCACCGACGTGGCGATGTCGCTGTTCTCCGGGATCTTTAATATCGGCATTGGCGCAGGCGCATTGGTGGGGAACCAGGTCAGCCTGCATATTTCCATGTCAGATATCGGCTTTATCGGCGCTGTTCCAGCCCTTATTGCGCTGGTCTGGTCCATTCTGGTGTTCCGCCGCTGGCCGGTGGCGCTGGAAGAACAGCCCCAGCCTACGCATTAACAAAAATGCCCTCATGACGAGGGCATTTGAAGTTGCTGACAAAGAGGGAATAAGCGTGGTTTTTCCCTCTTTGTGGTTATCAGCCGAAAATCAATGAATTGATTTTCCTGTTTGTTTAAATATTTACTCTATTGCCAGAAGTTTGTCAGCAGTCTGAAATCATGCGGGATAAGTTTTAATAATTTCCAGCACGCCGTTAATAATAAACTGCACGCCCATACACACCAACAGGAAGCCCATCAGGCGGGAAATCGCCTCAATGCCGCTTTTACCCACCATACGCATAATCGCGCCGGAGCTTCGCAGGCTGGCCCAAAGAATCACCCCCACCGCCAGGAAAATCAGCGGCGGCGCAACGGTAATGACCCAGCCAGGGAAGTCAGAGCCGGCCCGCACCGTAGACGCGGAGCTGATGATCATCGCGATGGTGCCTGGCCCTGCCGTGCTCGGCATCGCCAGCGGCACAAAAGCAATATTGGCTTCCGGCTCTTCGCTTAACTCTTCCGACTTGGTTCTCGCCTCCGGAGATTCATGTGCTTTCTGCTGCGGGAACAGCATACGGAAGCCGATAAAGGCGACGATCAATCCCCCGGCGATACGCAGCCCAGGAATCGAAATCCCGAAGGTGTTCATCACCACCTGTCCGGCGTAATACGCCACCATCATGATGGCAAACACATTCACCGAAGCCATGAGAGCTGTGCGGTTGCGCTGCCGGCTGTTCATGTCCCCGGAAAGCCCAAGGAACAGCGCCACGGTGGTGAGCGGGTTCGCCAGCGGCAGCAGTACCACAAGGCCAAGGCCGATGGCCCTGAGTAAATCCATCATATTTTTATCCTTTTTTTGTCCTTTATTGAGCAGCTATAGCGCAGGTTAGACTATAGCAGCCCGCAGTTTACTGACCGCTGTTGAAGCGTTTTAGCTTTTCGTGGCATCGGCTGAATCATCACGTTGACTTATACTTGCCTCGGCAATAGTATCTGCCGTGACTAATCTACTTGCCTGGGCAAACATAGTGAAAAGCACCTGTGATCTGTTTAACGAAATGATCCCCCTCGGGCGATTGATCCACATGGTGAATCAGCATAAAGATCGCCTGTTAAACGATTCGCTCTCCCCGCTGGATATCACCGCGACCCAGTTTAAGGTGCTGTGCTCCATTCACTATGAAGTGTGTATTACCCCAGTCGAGCTGAAAAAAGTGCTTTCCGTTGACCTTGGTGCGTTAACCCGAATGCTGGACCGCCTGCTGTGCAAAGGCTGGGTCGAGCGTTTGCCGAACCCCAACGATAAGCGCGGCGTTCTGATCAGGCTGACGCCAGAAGGCGTGGCGCTGTGTGAAGAGTGCCGAAACCTGGTGGGGCTTAGCCTCCATAAAGAACTTACTAAAAACCTGACGGACGACGAAGTCGATACGCTTTATCGCCTGTTGAAAAAGGTATTGCCGTAAACCTGCAAAGAGGTGAAACGATGTCCAGACGCAACAATGATGCGGTCACAATTCAAAGCATTTTGGGGTGGATTGAAGAAAACCTGGAAACCCCGCTCTCGCTGGAGAAGGTTTCTCAGCGTTCTGGCTACTCCAAGTGGCATCTGCAGCGGATGTTTAAAAAAGAAACCGGCCACTCGCTGGGCCAGTACATCCGTAACCGTAAGCTGACCGAAATCGCGCTGAAGCTCAAAGAGAGCAACGAACCGATCCTTTATCTGGCCGAGCGCTACGGTTTTGAATCGCAGCAGACGTTAACCCGCACCTTCAAGAACTACTTTTCGGTGCCGCCGCACAAATACCGCGTCACCCGTCTTGCCGGCGAAGGTAAGTACCTTCACCCGTACAACCAGTATTGCAGTTTAAACTAATGCATCACCGTCTGTTTTGCAGACGTAACCGAGGAAATATGAAAGTCATCTCCGCAGCCGCGCTCATTCTGGCGCTGGCATCAACCAACGCTCTTGCGGAGCAATCCGGCAGCTTCAACGCCACCCAGGCCAACTACGGCAATATGATCACCTGCTCCGGCAGTCAGTTGTCCAAAGGCCCGCAGCAAACCGCGGCTGAACGTTCAGAAGAGCTGGGCTCTCCGTACTACCACGGTCACTCGCGTTCGTAAGATAAAGGCTGACCCGCCCGATGCTGGGCGGGTGCCGCGAAGATCAGGATGAAGCCCGCTTCACCGAACGGCCAAAACGCAGGCCAAAGACGTTGATATACAGCCCGCCCATAATCAGCACCGCCCCCAGCAACTGCATTACCGTCAGCTTTTCATCAAGCAGCAATGCCGCGCTTGCCATGCCCACCACCGGCACCAGCAGCGACAGCGGCGCCACGCGCCAGGTTTCATAGCGCCCTAGCAGCGTGCCCCAGATACCGTAGCCCACAATGGTGGAGATAAACGCCAGGTAGATCAGCGACAGAATAGTCGTCGTATCGATGTTCACCAGACTTTGCAGCATCGTTGCCGGGCCATCCAGCAGCCAGCTTGCCGCAAAGAACGGCAGCACCGGGATCAGCGCACTCCAGACAATCAGCGACATGATTGCCGGGCGCTGTTCATGCTGCATGATCATCTTGTTAAAGATATTGCCAAACGCCCAGCTCATGCCCGCCGCCAGGGTCAGCATAAAGCCGAGCAGCGCGACGTGTTGCCCTTCGAAACTGCCCTCAATCAGCACCAGCACGCCGAAGACCGCCAGAGTGATCCCGGCCAGTTGCTTAGCCTGCAGGCGCTCGCCAAAGAAAAACGTCCCCAGAATGATGGTGAAAAATGCCTGAGACTGCAGCACCAGTGAAGCCAGCCCGGCGGGCATGCCGAACTTGATCGCGGTGAACAGGAAGGCAAATTGCCCGAAGCTGATGGTCAGCGCATAGGCCGCCAGCAGTCGAAACGGCAGCTTTGGCCGGGCCACAAACAGCAGCGCCGGAAACGCCACCAGTAAAAAGCGCAGGCCCGCCAGCATCAGCGGCGGCATATTGTGCAGCCCCAGCTTAATCACTACAAAATTTACGCCCCAAATCACCACCACCAGCAACGCCAGCAGTCCATCTTTACGCGTCATTGTCCCGCCCCTGTTTTATTATCGATTTGTAAAAAAATAAACCTTATCGCCGGCAGCAAACAGATACAGATCCCACTTTTTGTCAGGAGTACAGATGTGTTGTATCGTGCTTATGTCAGATCTGGTTGCTATACCAGGCTGATTTTTCGTGATAAATCTTTCTCGCTCTCTTACCTCTTGATCATTAAAACAGGCCGCCATGACCGCCCTCAGAAATCTGTTTGCAGGCAAACAACTTGCAACAACTGTGTTACTTATTTCTTCGCTGCTGCTGACGATCGGGCGAGGTCTGACGCTACCGTTTATGACCATTTATCTTTCACGCGAATACCATATGGCGCTGCAGGATATCGGCCTGGCGATTACCGTCGCGCTGGTGGCCGGGGTGATCTTCAGCCTGTGGTTTGGCATCCTTGCGGACAAATTCGATAAGAAAAAGGCGATGCTGCTGGCTATCGTCATCTTCCTCGGAGGCTTTGCGGTGATCCCGCTGGTGCACAATGCCGGGCTGGTGGTGCTGTTTTACTCCATTATCAACTGTTCTTACACCGTGTTCTCCGTGGTGGTGAAGGCGTGGTTTTCCGAGACGCTGGACATCAGCCTGAAGCCCAAAATCTTCTCCCTCAACTATACCTTCGTCAACGTCGGCTGGACGGTTGGCCCGCCAATTGGCACCTTCGTGGTGATGTACAGCACCAACCTGCCGTTCTGGCTCTCCGCCATGACTGCCCTGCTGCCGATTCTGATGATTGCCCGTTACGTACAAAGCCTGCCGGTGAGCCCCCGTGCCACGGAAGTGGAAGACAAGGTTCTGCCGTCGCCGCGTATGATGCTGCGCGACAAACAGCTGATGTGGTTCACGACCTCGGCGTTTTTAGGCTCAATGGTTTACGGCGCGTTCGCCGGCTGCCTGTCGCAATACGCGATTGTGATCGGCGATACTGGTCTGGCGGAAAAAGTGGTCAGCGTCGTGCTGTCGGTCAACGCCATTGTGGTTGTCGCTTTCCAGTACTTCCTGGGCAAAAACATTCGCCCCGATAACATCAAAAAGATGATGTTCTACGGCACGCTGTTTTTCGTCTGCGGCCTCGGTGGCTTTATGATTTCTGGCACTAACCTGTGGCTGTGGGGCTTGTCTTCACTGGTGTTTACCATTGGGGAACTGATCTACGCGCCGGGGGAATACATGCTTATCGACAACATCGCGCCGTCCGGGCTGAAATCAAGCTACTTTGCCGCCCAGCAGCTCGGCTGGCTTGGTGGGGCCTGCAACCCGCTGGTCACCGGGCTGTTATTGAGCTGGCTGCCGCCCTATATGCTGTTCGTGGTGCTGATGGGGACGATTGTACTGGCTTACTACGCCATTGTGATCGGCATGAATACGCCGCCCCGTCAGCCCATAACGGCCTGACGAGGCGCTGGTGATTACACGTCTTTTTCGTATTTGATAAAGCCGGACTTCTTCGCCACTTTGTCGTACAGCGTCTGCGCGGTGGCGTTGGTTTCATGGGTATGCCAGTACAGCCGCGAACTGTTGTTGGCTGCAGCGTGCTGACGTACCGCTTCAATCAGCGCCCGGCCAACGCCTTTGCCTCTCGTCTGCGGCGCCGCGAACAGATCTTCCAGGTAGCAATAATTCGTGGCAGACCAGGTGCTGCGGTGATAGAGGAAGTGAGTGAAACCGAGCATGGTGCCCTGGTCGTCAAAGGCTCCGAATCCCCACATAGGTTCGTGCGTATCCAGCATACGTTCCCAGGTCAAATCAGTGACACTGTCACCAATCTGAGCATCATAAAAGGTCAGATACCCCTGCCAGAGCGCCTGCCACTGCGCCCGGTCGCCCGCCGTTAACAGGCGGACATTCACCTTGCGAGCGGGTTCGCTTTTCTGGCGGCTAAGTACGTCGCGAATAGCCGCCAGGCCAACACGCTGTACGCCGTTAGCCATATTGTCCGCGGCAAGCCAGCGTTCAAACGCACTTTTCACCAGCGGCCATTCGCCATCGGTGATGGAGAACCAGGCCGTATCGCGGGTGCGCCCTTTGTAGATGCCCATCTGGCGGAACACGCCTTCAAAACGAAAGCCCAGACGGAGCGCCGCGCGGCGGGATGGGCCGTTCAGGCTGTCGCACTTCCACTCGTAGCGGCGGTAGCCCAGTGCTTCAAAGGCATATTTCATCAGCAAAAAATGGGCTTCCGTGGCCAGAGCGGTGCGCTGCAGCAGCGGCGAAAACACTACAAAGCCGACTTCGATACTGCCGTTGGCCGGGTCAATGCGCATCAGCGACAGCGAGCCCAGCACTCTGCCGCCGGCGCTATCCACCACGGCATAATGAAAAGCGTCCGGGCTTTGTTCTGCCCCGGCAACGTACTGCAGAAAATCAGCTTCGTTATCGAAGGGCCCGACGCTGAGATAAGTCCAGCCGCGCGCATCTTCAGCCTGACTCCAGGCCTGCCAAAGCTGAGCCCCGTGCTGCGCCGCACTCAGCGGCTCAAGGCGGCAAAACTGCCCGTTTAACGTGACGCGCTCCGGCAGCGGGCGACGCTGCCAGTCAGGAAGAGATAAGCCAATCGGCTGCTGGAAACTGTTGACGGTAAAAGACATGCTAACCTCTGGAATTCGATGGTGAATGTCGAAAACTATAGGCGCACAGAGGTCCAGCCAAAAGTACCACAATCGGTAAATATTGGCAGACCACTTATATTGCCACCAGCCCGCGGACGCCCTCTTGTTCCATAGCGCTGCCTTCCCCGCGCTGGACTATCTCCCCGCGCGACATCACCAGATACTGGTCTGCAAGCTCTGCGGCAAAATCGTAAAACTGCTCTACCAGTAGAATCGCCATATCCCCTCGCCCGGCGAGGAGGCGAATCACCTGGCCGATCTCTTTGATAATCGACGGCTGGATCCCTTCTGTCGGCTCATCCAGAATCAGCAACTGCGGCTTACAGGCCAGGGCGCGGCCAATCGCCAGTTGCTGCTGCTGCCCGCCAGAGAGATCGCCGCCCCGCCTGAGCTTCATCTCTTTTAGCACCGGAAAAAGTTGGTAAATTTCGTCCGGGACGGCCTTTGCCTCCCGCCCGGAAAAGCGCGACAGCCCCATCAGCAGGTTTTCTTCCACCGTCAGCCGGGGAAAGATTTCCCGCCCCTGTGGCACGTAGGCAATCCCGGCCTGGACACGCTGGTGCGGTTTGCGCTGGGTGATGGTTTTCCCCTGCCAGGTAATACTGCCGCCTTTCACCGGGACCAGCCCCATCAGGCTTTTCAGCAGCGTGGTTTTCCCCACGCCGTTACGCCCGAGCAAACATGTCACTTCCCCTACGCGCACCTCAAAACTGACGCCGCGCAGAATATGGCTGCCGCCGTAATACTGGTTTAGCTCATTCACCTGCAGCATATTTGCTCCTTAACGGCCAAGGTAGACCTCAATAACCTGTTCATTAGCCTGCACTTCGCGCAGCGATCCTTCCGCCAGCACCTGCCCCTGATGCAGCACGGTGACGTGGTCAGCAATGGTTTCCACAAACCCCATATCGTGCTCAACCACCATCAGCGAATGTTTCCCCGCCAGGCTGCGGAATAGCTCCGCCGTGTACTCAGTTTCGGCATCCGTCATGCCCGCCGCAGGCTCATCCAGCAGTAGCAAATGCGGCTCTTGCACCAGCAACATGCCGATTTCGAGAAACTGCTTTTGCCCGTGGGACAGCAGCCCCGCCCGCCGATGTCGCTCCCCGGCAAGCCGCAGCGTTACCAGCATGTCATCAATGCGGTCGCGCTGCTCGCCGCTGAGTTTCGCCCGCAGGCTCGCCCACACCGACTTCTCGTTTTTCTGGGCGATCTCCAGATTCTCAAAAACCGTCAGCGCCTCGAATACCGTAGGTTTTTGAAATTTACGGCCAATGCCCTTCTGGGCGATTTCAATGGGATCCAGCCGCATCAGGTCGATGGACTGGTCGTAAAAAGCCTTGCCGCTTTGGGGTTTTGTCTTGCCGGTGATCACGTCCATCAGCGTAGTTTTTCCCGCCCCGTTCGGCCCAATCACGCAGCGCAGCTCCCCCACGCCGATATTCAGCGACAGGTTGGTTAACGCCTGAAACCCATCGAAGTTAACGTTGATATTTTCCAGCGCCAGCACCGGGTCGGTCTGCTCGCGAAAGCGATCCGTGGGGTACTGGCGGGTAAACAGAGATTCGGCAGGCTGCATCATTTCTCTCCTTTGCGCAGCAGGCCAATCACCCCGTGCGGTAAAAACAGCGTCACCAGAATAAAAATCAGGCCAAGGAACAACTGCCAGTACTCAGGCACCGCCATGGTGAAGTAGCTTTTCGACCCGTTCACCAGCCCTGCGCCTAATACCGGGCCGATCAGCGTGCCGCGCCCCCCCAGCGCCACCCAAATAGCGGCCTCGATGGAGTTAGTCGGCGACATTTCGCCTGGGTTAATAATGCCCACCTGCGGCACATACAGCGCCCCGGCTAAGCCGCACAGCACCGCAGAAAGCGTCCACACCAGCAGCTTGAAGCCCCGGGGATCGTACCCGCAGTACGTCAGGCGGTTTTCCGCATCACGCACCGCCGTCAGAATGCGGCCAAACTTGCTGCGCGCCAGCCAGAAGCCAAGCCCAACGCTTGCCACCAAAAGCAGAACGGTCGCGATAAACAGCCCGATACGCGTCCCGACCGCTGTAACAGGCATCCCCAGCAGAGTGGTAAAGCCGGTAAACCCGTTATTGCCGCCGAAGCCAGTTTCATTGCGGAAAAACAACAGCATTCCCGCGTAGGTCAGCGCCTGCGTCATGATCGAGAAGTACACACCCTTAATCTTTGAGCGAAAGGCGAAATAGCCGAACACAAACGCCAACAGCCCTGGGACCGCCATCGCCAGCAGCAGCGCCCAGGCGAAGTACTGTGTGCCGGACCAGTACCACGGCAGCTCGCTCCAGGAGAGAAACGACATAAACCCGGGCAGCCCGTCGCCCGCGGCCTGGCGCATCAGGTACATGCCCATCGCGTACCCGCCGAGGGCGAAAAACAGCCCGTGTCCGAGGGAAAGCAAACCGGCATAGCCCCAGACCAGATCCAGCGCCACCGCGACGACGGCATAACAAAGGATCTTGCCGATAAGCGTCATGGTATAGGTCGACAGGCTGAGCGGATTACTGGCAGGCAATAGCGTCAGAAACGGCAGCGTCAGCAGCAAAATCACCAGCAGCGTCCCCAGCCCCAAAACCAGACGCGGCGCTTTACGTCCGAGCGTTAAAGTCAGCGGCATAGTCATCAGTCAATGACCCTCCCTTTGAGTGCAAACAGCCCCTGCGGCCGCTTCTGAATAAACAGTACGATCAACACCAGAATTAAAATTTTGCCCAGCACCGCGCCAATTTGCGGTTCGAGGATCTTGTTGAAGATGCCCAACCCGAACGCCGCCGCCACGCTCCCGGCAAGCTGCCCGACGCCGCCCAGCACCACCACCAGGAAGGAATCAATGATATAGCCCTGCCCAAGCTCGGGGCCGACGTTACCCAACTGAGACAGCGCCACGCCGCCCAACCCGGCAATGCCGGACCCAAGCCCGAATGCGAGCATATCCACACGTCCTGTAGAAACGCCGCAACAGGCCGCCATCGCACGGTTTTGCGTTACGGCGCGCACGTTCATCCCCAGCCGCGTTTTATTCAGCAGCAGCCAGGTAAACAGCAGCACCAGCAGCACAAAGCCCAGCACTACCAGGCGGTTCCACGGCAGGATCAGGTTCGGCAATACCTGCAGCCCGCCGGACAGCCAGGCCGGGTTAGCCACTTCAACGTTTTGCGCGCCAAACAGCATCCGCACGATCTGAATCAGCATCAGGCTGATACCCCATGTCGCCAGCAGCGTCTCCAGCGGGCGGCCATACAAATGGCGGATAATTGTGCGTTCAAGCGCCATGCCAATCCCGGCGGTGATCGCAAAAGCCACCGGAAGAGCAACCAGCGGATAAAGCGCCAGCCACGCCGGGGCAAACTGCTGAAAAGCAGCCTGCACGCCCCACGCTGAGTACGCGCCCAGCATCAGCATTTCGCCATGCGCCATATTGATTACACCCAGCAGGCCGTAGGTGATCGCCAGCCCCAGCGCAGCCAACAGCAAAATCGAGCCCAGAGAAAGCCCCATAAATGCCTGGCCGAGGATATCCCCCAGCATCTGGCGACGTTCGATTTGGTGCAGCCCGTCAACCGCCGCCTGACGCACGTTGGCATCCGGCTCTGAGCCAGCATCGGTTAAAGGTTTGAGCAACGCTTCTGTGTCCGGGTCAGCGGACTTGCCGAGTAGCTTAACCGCCTCCAGGCGCACGGCGGCCTGCGGGCTGGTCAGCTCAAGACGAGCGGCGGCCAGTTCAAGCGCGTCCCGCACGCCTTGTTCTTTTTCTGCGCTAATCCGCTTTTGTAAGACGGGCAGCAACTCCGGTGGAGCCTCTTTCTGCAAGGCTTTTGCGGCATTCAAACGAGTGGTGACGTTGTCACTTATTAATTGATGACTGGCCAGCGCCCCGGCGACTAAAACGCGCAGTCGGTTGGTTAAACGGAGTTTTTTGGTTTCGCCTTGTGGCCGGGCTTCGTCGCCCAACGCCGTCAGCGTGGCACCGGTCTGGTTGAAAGCAGAATGTCCGTCGGTGACCAGCGTTTCCTGCTGCAGCGCATTGAGCAGCGGTAAACGCGCGGGATCGGGTGCCAACGTCCAGCTTTGCAGCAGGTCAGCCTGCGCCGTGCGGTTTGCCGCCGCAAACGTTTCTGCATCCCCGGCGGCGGCAAGCCCCGGTAATAAAGCGGCCACAACCAGCAGCAGCCGGGCCAGTGTTGCTAATGTCATGGCGTTCTCCTGAATGGTTTTACCCTGTTGCCCCTCACCCTAACCCTCTCCCCACAGGGGAGAGGGAACTGGATCGAGCATAGCTCTGCGCTTTTCTTCCTCTCCCTTCCAGGCAAGGCTTTCTCCTGTTGCCCCTCACCCTAACCCTCTCCCCAAGGGGGAGAGGGAACTGGATCGAGCATAGCCCTGTACTTATCTCCCTCTCCCTTTCAGAGAGGGCTTTCCCTCTTTCTCCCTCTCCCTTCCAGGGAGAGGGCCGGGGTGAGGGTAAATGCACCGAGGGGCGAACATCAGTTGCTGGCGGTCTTCACCGGCAGATCCGATTTCTTATCATTCCCCGGAATAAACGGGCTCCACGGCTGAGCGCGCACAGGTTT
Coding sequences within:
- a CDS encoding SDR family oxidoreductase, coding for MPSSQDVIVVIGSGSIAQAIARRVGTGKHILLADITPENSEAAQQTLQQAGFRVSTTVVDVRSRESIQKLVDLACGHGEVKGVIHTAGLSPSQASAQDILRVDLYGTAVVFEVFGKVISPGGSGVVIGSQSSHRLDVDALTQAEADELATLPPEQLLALPRVKAIDDSLYAYQLSKRGNALRVMAEAVKWGRRGARINCISAGIVYTPLAYDELNSAERGEFYRNMLAKSPAGRGGTPDEIGALAEFLFGPNGTYISGSDILIDGGVTAAYKYGDLLA
- a CDS encoding PhzF family phenazine biosynthesis protein, encoding MQAIDFYMVDAFADTTFGGNAAAVCPLSEWLPDETLLKMSQQHNQSETAFFVTTDEGFELRWFTTQGEINLCGHATLAASHVIFEHLDYPEATIRFSTRFVGPLTVTRNGEWLTLDFPAWETQPITPLPELLAALGISECKEMRVGRDYMVVLESQAQVEAIQPDINAMIPLEKMVCITGPGEGEYDFVSRFFCPGESVPEDPVTGSTHSMLIPYWADKLNKTHLQARQVSYRGGDLRCQYKGDRVLIGGKAVTYLVGKVLLR
- a CDS encoding sugar transporter, which translates into the protein MTIATVSRKTAWLRVVTLAVAAFIFNTTEFVPVGLLSDIAQSFGMETAQVGIMLTIYAWVVALMSLPFMLMTSQVERRRLLISIFLLFIASHVLSFLAWNFTVLVISRIGIAFAHAIFWSITASLAIRMAPAGKKAQALSLLATGTALAMVLGLPIGRIVGQYFGWRTTFFVIGVVAAMTLFCLIKLLPKLPSEHSGSLSSVPKLFRRPALVNIYALIAVVVTAHYTAYSYIEPFVQQIAGLSANFATLLLLLFGGAGIIGSVLFGKWGNKYASGLVSGAIALMAACLLLLLPAAHSELTLAGLSLFWGISIMIVALGMQVKVLALAPDATDVAMSLFSGIFNIGIGAGALVGNQVSLHISMSDIGFIGAVPALIALVWSILVFRRWPVALEEQPQPTH
- a CDS encoding MarC family NAAT transporter, which codes for MMDLLRAIGLGLVVLLPLANPLTTVALFLGLSGDMNSRQRNRTALMASVNVFAIMMVAYYAGQVVMNTFGISIPGLRIAGGLIVAFIGFRMLFPQQKAHESPEARTKSEELSEEPEANIAFVPLAMPSTAGPGTIAMIISSASTVRAGSDFPGWVITVAPPLIFLAVGVILWASLRSSGAIMRMVGKSGIEAISRLMGFLLVCMGVQFIINGVLEIIKTYPA
- the marR gene encoding multiple antibiotic resistance transcriptional regulator MarR: MKSTCDLFNEMIPLGRLIHMVNQHKDRLLNDSLSPLDITATQFKVLCSIHYEVCITPVELKKVLSVDLGALTRMLDRLLCKGWVERLPNPNDKRGVLIRLTPEGVALCEECRNLVGLSLHKELTKNLTDDEVDTLYRLLKKVLP
- the marA gene encoding MDR efflux pump AcrAB transcriptional activator MarA — its product is MSRRNNDAVTIQSILGWIEENLETPLSLEKVSQRSGYSKWHLQRMFKKETGHSLGQYIRNRKLTEIALKLKESNEPILYLAERYGFESQQTLTRTFKNYFSVPPHKYRVTRLAGEGKYLHPYNQYCSLN
- the marB gene encoding multiple antibiotic resistance regulatory protein MarB, giving the protein MKVISAAALILALASTNALAEQSGSFNATQANYGNMITCSGSQLSKGPQQTAAERSEELGSPYYHGHSRS